One window of the Arvicanthis niloticus isolate mArvNil1 chromosome 23, mArvNil1.pat.X, whole genome shotgun sequence genome contains the following:
- the Dio2 gene encoding LOW QUALITY PROTEIN: type II iodothyronine deiodinase (The sequence of the model RefSeq protein was modified relative to this genomic sequence to represent the inferred CDS: inserted 1 base in 1 codon) codes for MGLLSVDLLIALQILPVFFSNCLFLALYDSVILLKHVALLLSRSKSTRGEWRRMLTSEGLRCVWNSFLLDAYKQVKLGEDAPNSSVVHVSNPEAGNNYASEKTADGAECHLLDFASAERPLVVNFGSATUPPFTRQLPAFRQLVEEFSSVADFLLVYIDEAHPSDGWAVPGDSSLSFEVKKHRNQEDRCAAAHQLLERFSLPPQCQVVADRMDNNANVAYGVAFERVCIVQRRKIAYLGGKGPFSYNLQEVRSWLENNFSKRXNSRLAG; via the exons ATGGGACTCCTCAGCGTAGACTTGCTGATCGCCCTGCAGATCCTGCCAGTCTTTTTCTCCAACTGCCTCTTCCTGGCGCTCTATGACTCGGTCATTCTGCTCAAGCACGTGGCGCTGCTTCTCAGCCGCTCCAAGTCCACTCGCGGAGAGTGGAGGCGCATGCTGACCTCAGAAGGGCTGCGCTGTGTCTGGAACAGCTTCCTCCTAGATGCCTACAAACAG GTTAAACTGGGTGAAGATGCTCCCAATTCCAGTGTGGTGCACGTGTCCAATCCTGAAGCAGGTAACAATTATGCCTCAGAGAAGACCGCTGATGGGGCAGAATGCCACCTTCTTGACTTTGCCAGTGCAGAGCGCCCACTGGTGGTCAACTTTGGTTCAGCCACCTGACCACCTTTCACTAGGCAACTGCCAGCCTTCCGCCAGCTGGTGGAAGAGTTCTCCTCGGTGGCTGACTTCCTGTTGGTATACATTGATGAGGCTCACCCTTCAGATGGCTGGGCAGTGCCTGGGGACTCCTCTCTGTCTTTTGAGGTTAAGAAGCATCGGAACCAAGAGGACCGTTGTGCAGCAGCCCACCAACTCCTGGAGCGTTTCTCCTTGCCGCCCCAGTGTCAAGTTGTGGCTGACCGCATGGACAATAATGCCAACGTAGCTTACGGGGTAGCCTTTGAACGTGTGTGCATCGTGCAGAGACGGAAAATTGCTTACTTAGGAGGGAAGGGCCCTTTTAGCTACAACCTACAAGAAGTCCGAAGTTGGCTGGAGAATAATTTCAGCAAGA TGAATTCTAGATTAGCTGGATAA